GCCACCGCGCCGTTCAGGTCGGCATCGGTCAACCCGTCGCCGTAGGTGAACAGAAAGGTGTCGTCCGTCACATGGGACAGTGCCCGGCGCAGGCGGCCACCTGTCTGGGTCTCCAGGCCCGTCTCCAGCAGCGTCACGGTCCAGTCCTCCTCGTCGTGCCCGGTGTGATACTGGATTCTGGGATGGCGCCCGAGCGTCAGCGTGACGTCGGAAGTATTCCAGAGGTAGTTGCGGAAGTAGTCCTTGATGACTTCGCCCTTGTAGCCAAGGCAGAGGACGAATTCGCGGTGTCCGGCGGCCGCGTACAGCTTCATGATGTGCCAGAGGATGGGGCGGCCCCCCACGGGCACCATCGGCTTCGGACGGTACTCGGTCTCCTCGCGCAGGCGCGTGCCAAGTCCGCCGCACAAGATCACGACTTTCATCAACGCGGCAACGAGCGGGTCACCCTATCGTGGCCGACGCCCCGGGGCGAAGGATTTCCTGAGGGCCGATCCACCCAGCCACGCCATCGCTCAGTCCACGGTATCGAGCTGCGGTCCGGTGGCGGCCGGGAGGGGGCGGCCGGCGCCGCGACCGCCGCACGGACGGGTCTGCTGCGCCGGATTCGGCCTCAGCATGCGCTTCTGGCGCTCCCGGTCGCCGGCGTTCCGCACCACCGGGATGGGTTTGCCGGTGTTGATGTCGAGCCCGGTGACGTACATGGCCGCGGACCCGGTCATCGGCAGCGGGATGAAGTCCTGCACCTGTTGCAGGTTCCATCGCTCCTGTTTGAGGAACTGCTCGACCGCACCCATTTCCTTCTCCGTGCATCCCGGGAAGCTCGAGATGAAGTAGGGCACGAGATACTGCTCCTTGCCGGCCTCGGCGCTCAGCTCGAAGAACTTCTCCATGAAGGAGGGGAAATCGCCCGCCGGTTTGCGCATGCGGCGCAGCACCTCCGGATGCATGTGCTCGGGGGCCACCTTCATGTGGCCGGAGACATGGTTCTGGACCAGCTCTCGGGTGTACTCCGGGGTGCGCAGCGCGACGTCCATCCGGATGCCGGACTGCACAAACACGTGCTTCACCCCCGGCTGCTGCCGCGCCCCGCGCAGGAGGTCGAGCCCGGCCGGTTCGTTGAGTTCGAGCACCGGACAGATCGAGGGCCAGAGACAACTGGGCCGGTGACAGCTCCGGCATCGTTCGTCGTGGCCGTTGCGCGCGCCGAAGAGATTGGCCGTCGGGCCGCCGAGGTCCGAGATGGTGCCTCGAAAGCCGTCGGATTCGCTGATGCGCCGGATCTCCTTGAGCACGGAGTCCACGCTCCGGCTCGAGAGGAACTTGCCCTGGTGAAAGCCCAGGCCGCAGAACGTGCAGCCACCGGGACAACCGCGCGAGACGATGATCGAATCCTTGATGGTTGCGAATCCCGGCACCGGTTCCCGGTAGCTGGGATGGGGCATCCGCATAAAGGGCAGCTCGTAGAGCGCGTCCAGGTCGGGCCCGTCCACTGGAAACGCCGGAGGCTCCTGGAGCAGCACCCGATTGCCGTGCCACTGGACCAGGCGGCGTCCGCTGTACGGGGTCTGTTGGGCCTCCACCACCTTGGTGAGGCGGAGCAGGTGGGTCTTGTCGGCCTGGAGGTCCTCCCAGGAGGGCAGCACGATGGCATCGGAAAGGTCCGCCGTCGCCGCGGCCCTGGCGCCGAGAAAAACCGCCGTGCCGCGAATGCCCCCGAAATCCCGGCGTCCCTCCCGGAGGCGCGTGACGATCTCGCGGGCCGCCACCTCGCCCATGCCGTAGACGAGGACATCGGCCTTGGCGTGGGCCAGGATGGACGGCTTGAGTTTGTCCTCCCAGTAGTCGTAGTGGGCGACACGACGCATGGAGGCCTCCATGCCGCCCAGGACCACGGGGACCCCGGGAAAGGCGCGCCGGGACATCTGCGAATAGACCACGGCGGCGTGGTTGGGGCGCAGTCCCGGGACGCCGCCGGCGCTGTAGACGTCCTCCTTCCGCCGGTGCCGGGCGGCGGTGTAGTTCGACAGCATCGAGTCGAGGTTCCCCGCGGTCACTCCAACGAAGAGCCGCGGCGTGCCCAGGACCTGGATGGACTCGATGCGGGTCCAGTCGGGCTGTGCGATGATCCCGACGCGCAGGCCCATCGCCTCGAGCACCCGGCCGATCATCGCGGCACCGAAGGACGGGTGATCCACATAGGCATCACCCGTGATCAGGAGCACATCCACCGCGTCCCAGCCGCGCGCGTCCATCTCCGTCCGGGACATCGGGAGGAATCCGGTGTCGGGAGACCGCGGCTTTAAGGTAATTGGTGAACTCGCCATACGCCGACTCCATAAGACTTCGGGAGCGCCCGGATGGCAACCGGAAGCGGTCAGGCCGCGAGGTTCCGGACGTCCTTCGCCTCCGCAGGCCCGCCGCGCAACCGGGTTCCGACCGGCGCTTGCGCCGGGTCGGGGCGGACGTAGTCGGGCGCCACCGTGCCCAGGCTGATGATGCACTTGATGGCATCGGACACCGACATGTCGAGGCGGGTGAACTCCTCCTCCGGAAGGAACAGGAGGAATCCGGTTGTTGGATTGGGCGTGGTGGGGATGAAGACGCTCCAAACCTCGCGGGGTGTCCGCGCCTGGATCTCGTTCTGCTGGTCCGCCGTGAGGAACCCGAGAGAGTACATGCCCGGTCTCGGGAACTCGACGAGCACCGTCTGCTGGAACGAGGATTTGTTGCCGGAGAAAGCCTCCTTCACCTGCTTCACCGTGCTGTAGATCTTGTTCAGCAGGGGGACCCGCAGCAGGATGATGTCCCCGGTCTGGATCAGCTTTTTGCCAAGGTAGTGCCGGGCGAGCGCCCCCAGGAACGTCACCAAGGCCATGGCCAGGGTCAGCGCGGCGAGGCTCCAGTACCAGTGGATGTCGCCCCGAACTCCGTTGACGTACTTCCATTCCCTGGGGACGGCGAACAGCAGCGTGTCCGTGATGTTGGAGACGGTGCCAAAAAGCCAGACGAGGACCGCGATGGAGATGACCGCCGGCAGGACCACGGCCAGTCCGGTGAGGAAGTTCGCCTGCAACTGCGCCCACGGGGTTTGCTTCATGGCTGCATCCTAGGAATCGCCCGAACGCTCCTCAAGTGACGACGCCGTTTCCGCGCCCTCAGTCGGTTCCGGGTCCCGCGGGAGCGGCTGCCTGCGATCCCGGGGGCGGATCG
Above is a window of Verrucomicrobiia bacterium DNA encoding:
- the rfbF gene encoding glucose-1-phosphate cytidylyltransferase: MKVVILCGGLGTRLREETEYRPKPMVPVGGRPILWHIMKLYAAAGHREFVLCLGYKGEVIKDYFRNYLWNTSDVTLTLGRHPRIQYHTGHDEEDWTVTLLETGLETQTGGRLRRALSHVTDDTFLFTYGDGLTDADLNGAVAFHQSHGAIATVTAVKPSGRFGELAMDGRTITAFREKPEQEAAYISGGFMVLNRRIGDYLEGGDACVFERRPLERLAHEGQLKAFTHDGFWQCMDTYREQQMLEGLWQRGAAPWKRW
- a CDS encoding YgiQ family radical SAM protein, whose translation is MSRTEMDARGWDAVDVLLITGDAYVDHPSFGAAMIGRVLEAMGLRVGIIAQPDWTRIESIQVLGTPRLFVGVTAGNLDSMLSNYTAARHRRKEDVYSAGGVPGLRPNHAAVVYSQMSRRAFPGVPVVLGGMEASMRRVAHYDYWEDKLKPSILAHAKADVLVYGMGEVAAREIVTRLREGRRDFGGIRGTAVFLGARAAATADLSDAIVLPSWEDLQADKTHLLRLTKVVEAQQTPYSGRRLVQWHGNRVLLQEPPAFPVDGPDLDALYELPFMRMPHPSYREPVPGFATIKDSIIVSRGCPGGCTFCGLGFHQGKFLSSRSVDSVLKEIRRISESDGFRGTISDLGGPTANLFGARNGHDERCRSCHRPSCLWPSICPVLELNEPAGLDLLRGARQQPGVKHVFVQSGIRMDVALRTPEYTRELVQNHVSGHMKVAPEHMHPEVLRRMRKPAGDFPSFMEKFFELSAEAGKEQYLVPYFISSFPGCTEKEMGAVEQFLKQERWNLQQVQDFIPLPMTGSAAMYVTGLDINTGKPIPVVRNAGDRERQKRMLRPNPAQQTRPCGGRGAGRPLPAATGPQLDTVD
- a CDS encoding DUF502 domain-containing protein, whose amino-acid sequence is MKQTPWAQLQANFLTGLAVVLPAVISIAVLVWLFGTVSNITDTLLFAVPREWKYVNGVRGDIHWYWSLAALTLAMALVTFLGALARHYLGKKLIQTGDIILLRVPLLNKIYSTVKQVKEAFSGNKSSFQQTVLVEFPRPGMYSLGFLTADQQNEIQARTPREVWSVFIPTTPNPTTGFLLFLPEEEFTRLDMSVSDAIKCIISLGTVAPDYVRPDPAQAPVGTRLRGGPAEAKDVRNLAA